In Heteronotia binoei isolate CCM8104 ecotype False Entrance Well chromosome 4, APGP_CSIRO_Hbin_v1, whole genome shotgun sequence, a genomic segment contains:
- the GPX8 gene encoding probable glutathione peroxidase 8, which translates to MELPLPHTAVYSFKSSMLKPRILIVFLSMVLFTTMLGLLQLKFLKAKVKDFYSFEVKDIKGRTISLEKYRGKASLVVNVASRCQHTDKNYIMLQELHREFGPSHFTVLAFPCNQFGESEPGTNQEISAFAKANYGVTFPIFNKIKVLGSEALPAFKFVIESSKKQPRWNFWKYLISPEGKVVKFWRPEEPIESIKPEVAALIRQIIVKKREDL; encoded by the exons atggagCTGCCTCTACCTCATACAGCAGTGTACTCTTTCAAAAGCTCCATGCTAAAACCCCGAATTTTAATAGTTTTCCTCTCTATGGTTTTGTTCACAACCATGCTGGGCCTGCTGCAGCTGAAATTCTTAAAAGCCAAAGTCAAAGACTTTTATTCTTTCGAAGTGAAAGATATAAAGGGGAGAACTATTTCCTTGGAGAAGTACAGAGGCAAA GCATCTCTGGTTGTAAACGTGGCTAGTCGCTGTCAGCACACAGACAAAAATTACATcatgctgcaggaactgcacagAGAGTTTGGGCCCTCTCACTTCACAGTGCTGGCCTTCCCATGCAATCAGTTTGGGGAGTCGGAGCCCGGCACAAACCAAGAAATCAGTGCATTTGCCAAAGCGAATTATGGAGTCACTTTCCCCATTTTCAACAAAATAAAGGTTCTGGGATCGGAAGCATTGCCAGCATTTAAATTTGTAATAG AGTCCTCCAAGAAACAGCCTAGGTGGAACTTCTGGAAGTATCTCATCAGCCCGGAAGGTAAAGTTGTGAAATTCTGGAGACCTGAGGAGCCCATAGAAAGCATCAAGCCAGAAGTAGCCGCCCTGATTAGGCAGATCATTGTGAAAAAGAGAGAAGACCTGTGA